A region of Pseudomonas sp. Marseille-Q3773 DNA encodes the following proteins:
- the proP gene encoding glycine betaine/L-proline transporter ProP, translated as MKPRKKSVQPIGLKDITIVDDAKMRKAITAAALGNAMEWFDFGVYGFVAYALGKVFFPNADPGVQMIAALATFSVPFLIRPLGGLFFGALGDRFGRQKILAATIVIMSLSTFAIGLIPSYASIGIWAPILLLLAKMAQGFSVGGEYTGASIFVAEYAPDRKRGFLGSWLDFGSIAGFVLGAGVVVLISTVLGEDKFLDWGWRLPFFLALPLGIIGLYLRHALEETPAFQQHVDKLEQGDREGLAAGPKVSFKEVATQHWRSLVTCIGVVIATNVTYYMLLTYMPSYLSHNLHYNEDHGVLIIIAIMVGMLFVQPMIGLLSDKFGRRPFIIVGSVGLFVLAIPAFMLINSGVLGVIFAGLLIIAVLLNFFIGVMASTLPAMFPTHIRYSALASAFNISVLIAGLTPTLAAWLVESSGNLYMPAYYLMVIAAVGLVTGLTMKETANKPLRGAAPAASDIEEARELLQEHHDNIEQKIEDIDAQIAELEAKRKLLVQQHPRID; from the coding sequence ATGAAACCTCGCAAGAAAAGCGTCCAGCCAATCGGCCTCAAGGACATCACCATCGTCGACGACGCCAAGATGCGCAAGGCGATTACCGCAGCCGCCCTGGGCAATGCCATGGAGTGGTTCGATTTCGGCGTCTACGGCTTCGTCGCCTACGCCTTGGGCAAGGTGTTCTTCCCCAATGCCGACCCCGGTGTGCAGATGATCGCGGCATTGGCCACGTTCTCCGTACCGTTTCTGATCCGGCCATTGGGCGGGCTGTTCTTCGGTGCCCTGGGGGACCGTTTCGGGCGGCAGAAAATCCTCGCGGCGACCATCGTGATCATGTCGCTCAGCACTTTCGCCATCGGCCTGATACCGTCCTATGCCAGCATTGGCATCTGGGCGCCGATCCTGTTGCTGCTGGCGAAGATGGCCCAGGGCTTCTCGGTAGGGGGCGAGTACACCGGCGCGTCGATCTTCGTCGCCGAATACGCGCCCGACCGCAAGCGCGGGTTTCTCGGCAGCTGGCTGGACTTCGGCTCGATTGCCGGGTTCGTGCTGGGGGCCGGGGTGGTGGTGCTGATCTCCACCGTGCTGGGTGAGGACAAGTTCCTTGACTGGGGCTGGCGCCTGCCGTTCTTCCTCGCCCTGCCGCTGGGCATCATCGGCCTCTACCTGCGCCACGCGCTGGAGGAGACGCCGGCCTTCCAGCAGCACGTCGACAAGCTCGAGCAAGGCGACCGCGAAGGGCTGGCCGCCGGGCCCAAGGTCTCGTTCAAGGAAGTCGCCACCCAGCACTGGCGCAGCCTGGTGACCTGCATCGGCGTGGTGATCGCCACCAACGTCACCTACTACATGCTGCTCACCTACATGCCCAGCTACCTGTCGCACAACCTGCATTACAACGAAGACCACGGCGTGCTGATCATCATCGCGATCATGGTCGGCATGCTGTTCGTGCAGCCGATGATCGGCCTGCTCAGCGACAAGTTCGGCCGGCGCCCGTTCATCATCGTCGGCAGCGTCGGCCTTTTCGTGCTGGCCATCCCTGCCTTCATGCTGATCAACAGCGGCGTGCTGGGGGTGATTTTTGCCGGGCTGCTGATCATCGCCGTGCTGCTGAACTTCTTCATCGGGGTAATGGCCTCGACGCTACCGGCCATGTTCCCCACGCACATCCGCTACAGCGCCCTGGCCAGCGCCTTCAATATCTCGGTACTGATTGCCGGGCTTACCCCAACCTTGGCTGCCTGGCTGGTGGAGAGCAGCGGCAACCTGTACATGCCGGCCTACTACCTGATGGTGATCGCTGCCGTGGGGCTGGTCACCGGCCTGACCATGAAGGAAACCGCCAACAAGCCGCTGCGTGGCGCGGCACCGGCGGCTTCGGATATCGAAGAAGCGCGCGAGCTGCTGCAGGAGCACCATGACAATATCGAGCAGAAGATCGAGGACATCGATGCGCAGATTGCTGAACTGGAGGCCAAGCGCAAGTTGCTGGTGCAGCAGCACCCGCGCATCGACTGA
- the hemB gene encoding porphobilinogen synthase, translating into MSHQFPSVRPRRLRQNESLRTIFQETEFRLEDLILPIFVEEGIDDFVPITSMPGVNRIPEKLLAQEIERYARAGIKSVMTFGVSHNLDAVGSDTWDENGLVARMSRICKDTVPEMVVMSDTCFCEYTSHGHCGVLHDHGVDNDATLANLGKQAVIAAAAGADFIAPSAAMDGQVQAIRSALDGAGFHDTAIMAYSTKFASSLYGPFREAGGTALKGDRKSYQMNPMNRREAVRESLLDEQEGADVLMVKPAGAYLDVIADIRAASRLPLAAYQVSGEYAMIKFGGLAGAIDEGRVVRESIGAIKRAGADLILTYFAMDLARDGI; encoded by the coding sequence ATGTCCCACCAATTCCCGTCTGTTCGTCCTCGCCGCCTGCGCCAGAACGAGTCCCTGCGCACGATCTTCCAGGAAACCGAGTTCCGCCTTGAAGACCTGATCCTGCCAATCTTCGTCGAAGAGGGCATTGACGACTTCGTACCGATCACCAGCATGCCGGGCGTCAACCGCATTCCCGAGAAGCTGCTGGCCCAGGAAATCGAGCGCTACGCCCGTGCCGGCATCAAGTCGGTGATGACCTTTGGCGTTTCGCACAACCTGGACGCCGTTGGCAGCGACACCTGGGACGAAAACGGCCTGGTCGCGCGCATGTCGCGGATCTGCAAGGACACCGTGCCGGAAATGGTAGTGATGTCCGACACCTGCTTCTGCGAATACACCAGCCACGGCCACTGCGGCGTGTTGCATGACCACGGCGTGGACAACGATGCCACATTGGCCAACCTGGGCAAGCAGGCGGTCATCGCCGCCGCTGCCGGTGCCGATTTCATCGCCCCTTCGGCGGCAATGGACGGCCAGGTGCAGGCCATCCGCAGCGCGCTGGACGGTGCCGGTTTCCACGACACCGCGATCATGGCCTATTCCACCAAGTTTGCTTCGTCACTGTATGGCCCGTTCCGCGAAGCCGGTGGTACCGCGCTGAAGGGCGACCGCAAGAGCTATCAGATGAACCCCATGAACCGCCGCGAAGCGGTGCGCGAATCGCTGCTCGACGAGCAGGAAGGGGCCGACGTGCTGATGGTCAAGCCGGCCGGCGCCTACCTCGACGTGATTGCCGATATCCGTGCCGCCTCGCGCCTGCCGCTGGCTGCATACCAGGTCAGTGGCGAATACGCGATGATCAAGTTTGGCGGCCTGGCTGGCGCCATCGATGAAGGCCGGGTGGTGCGTGAGAGCATCGGCGCGATCAAACGTGCAGGTGCCGACCTGATCCTCACCTACTTCGCCATGGACCTGGCCCGCGACGGTATCTGA